In one Butyrivibrio proteoclasticus B316 genomic region, the following are encoded:
- a CDS encoding polysaccharide pyruvyl transferase family protein encodes MSMDLNRPIILYMHAGSGNHGCEAIVNSTVKLIAKLRKEAGVSTSIPVLVVSNSVDEDRRYSLAHLEKEGLCRLVEDRHIDRDTIAHIFYYVYRKITGDRESFLRYKYKDAFSLFRKITAEYQNVTPLAVSIGGDNYCYPDMVEDLILAHNVFRQKGFETVLWGCSIEPDSLKDQKLVQDLDSYSKIYARESITYKALLDAGISEDKVILRRDPAFELETSKVTVSKAFVPGKTIGINLSPMVQDKEKIPGITIENYRNFIRYILNETDQNIALVPHVVWPSNDDRRPLEELYLEFKDSKRVTLIGDAPAQELKGYISMCSFFVGARTHSTIAAYSSGVPTLVIGYSVKSRGIATDLFGTYENYVLPVQEISEPDAMIRAYKWIIANN; translated from the coding sequence ATGAGTATGGATCTTAACAGACCAATAATTTTATATATGCACGCCGGTTCAGGCAATCATGGCTGCGAGGCAATTGTTAACAGCACTGTCAAATTGATAGCAAAACTGAGAAAGGAAGCAGGTGTCAGCACCAGTATCCCGGTTTTGGTGGTTTCAAACAGTGTAGATGAGGACCGCAGATATTCTCTGGCTCATCTGGAAAAAGAAGGCTTGTGCAGGCTTGTTGAAGACAGGCATATTGACAGAGATACAATTGCTCACATTTTCTATTATGTCTACCGCAAGATCACCGGGGACAGGGAGTCTTTTCTCAGATACAAGTATAAGGATGCTTTTTCTCTTTTCCGTAAAATAACAGCAGAGTATCAGAATGTGACACCACTTGCAGTATCAATTGGCGGTGATAATTATTGCTATCCTGATATGGTAGAGGATTTAATTCTTGCCCATAATGTTTTTAGACAAAAGGGCTTTGAGACAGTTCTCTGGGGATGCTCTATAGAGCCGGATTCTCTTAAGGATCAAAAGCTCGTACAAGATCTTGATTCATATTCAAAAATATATGCAAGAGAGTCGATTACTTACAAGGCTCTTTTGGACGCAGGTATTTCTGAAGATAAGGTCATATTGCGCAGAGACCCTGCTTTTGAGCTGGAAACCAGCAAGGTTACTGTATCCAAGGCATTTGTTCCAGGCAAGACCATAGGAATTAACCTTAGTCCGATGGTTCAGGACAAAGAGAAGATTCCGGGCATAACGATTGAGAATTACAGGAATTTTATCAGGTATATCCTGAATGAAACTGATCAGAATATAGCACTTGTTCCTCATGTTGTATGGCCAAGTAATGACGACAGGAGACCACTTGAGGAGCTTTATCTTGAGTTTAAGGATTCAAAGAGGGTTACACTAATCGGCGATGCTCCTGCACAGGAACTTAAGGGGTATATTTCTATGTGCAGCTTTTTTGTAGGCGCAAGGACACATTCTACAATTGCAGCTTACAGCTCAGGTGTACCTACACTTGTAATTGGATACTCTGTAAAGAGCAGAGGAATTGCTACAGATCTTTTTGGAACATATGAGAATTATGTTCTGCCGGTTCAGGAGATCAGTGAGCCGGATGCAATGATCAGGGCATATAAGTGGATCATTGCAAATAATTAA
- a CDS encoding glycosyltransferase family 2 protein: MSLDRNKTISMIIPVYQAKDTLKRCVLSCLNQKNLDPKEIEIILVDDGSTDGSDILCDELAAGDELGRIKVKHTDNGGVSRARNIGISEATGRFVVFVDADDAVTDGLLGNMIKFADESTLLVDETDNYSATRKINGYQYIENVILRENTHVWGKLFDRASIVEGGIRFIEGLTIGEDLLFLMDYALYLEKKYSIRCIADGDYIYSENENSAMNRAFKKSYLDQIKCWRLAEDKLMEAKEYFSPYAFVSVAVSQILTALLVAGKVATQGDLRDEKLDKEAMKLVNEQIRHALKTRGAFAGLPIGHKIKVMMFRISPDLYLNLYARHKGAK; this comes from the coding sequence ATGTCTTTGGATAGGAATAAGACAATCAGCATGATCATTCCTGTATATCAGGCTAAGGACACACTAAAGAGGTGTGTCTTGTCATGTTTGAACCAAAAGAATCTTGATCCGAAAGAAATTGAAATTATTCTTGTTGATGACGGTTCTACAGACGGGAGTGATATCCTATGTGATGAACTTGCAGCAGGAGATGAGCTTGGAAGGATAAAGGTTAAGCATACAGATAACGGTGGAGTATCACGTGCCAGAAATATCGGTATTAGCGAGGCTACAGGCAGATTTGTCGTGTTTGTAGATGCGGATGATGCGGTTACAGATGGACTTTTGGGCAATATGATCAAATTTGCTGATGAGAGTACTCTTTTGGTAGATGAAACGGATAATTATTCAGCTACCAGGAAAATAAATGGCTATCAGTACATAGAAAATGTGATCCTTCGTGAAAATACCCATGTTTGGGGCAAACTTTTTGACAGAGCTTCAATTGTTGAAGGCGGGATCAGATTTATAGAGGGCCTTACAATAGGCGAAGATCTGCTATTTCTCATGGATTATGCTCTGTATCTTGAGAAAAAGTATAGTATTCGCTGTATAGCCGACGGTGACTATATTTACTCTGAAAATGAGAACAGCGCAATGAACAGAGCATTTAAAAAGAGCTATCTTGATCAGATAAAGTGCTGGAGGCTTGCAGAGGATAAGCTTATGGAAGCTAAGGAGTACTTTTCGCCATATGCATTTGTTTCAGTAGCTGTGTCTCAGATATTGACAGCTCTTTTGGTTGCGGGGAAGGTTGCAACTCAGGGAGACTTACGTGATGAAAAGCTTGATAAAGAAGCTATGAAGCTGGTTAATGAACAGATAAGACATGCGCTTAAGACAAGGGGGGCCTTTGCCGGACTTCCTATCGGACATAAAATAAAAGTGATGATGTTCAGGATAAGTCCTGATTTATATCTTAATCTGTATGCCAGACATAAAGGGGCTAAGTGA
- a CDS encoding DUF3329 domain-containing protein — MSLKTRKNVFYIMVIVAFLAVTIYEFLTPYLSDDIIYMDTVAGANSFFDLFAQEYEHWVGHTGRSVAHMILRVFLYIGVKGVFNVVAGAVFTLLSLLIYLNVDVRKEFDVRVYGFILIMLWFFDPAIANTVFWEDGACNYLFTTTIIMGFITLFRKSIRQQKNGALLAVGMFFFGVLAGWCNENTSGGLILFILIELVYHFVISKKSFSFIRPYMITGLVGSLVGFGLMVSAPGNFGRLSVTEEEHTGLLALVARFLKITLVIKDYYFVLVAVFVSIVIIALFVFGRDKKILEKMSVMAMFGFLFLATCYALIMVPSSALRSYYGASIFLMTAIAQGISILSMSSEKLLQAALACIVAVFGVFFLLGYIEDGANLARIKREVDERDVYLSELDVEPGANVQAPILRPQWENRFTVAYENDIQEEWRFWINQVLAEHYGLGTIHGVPRDEWTLY, encoded by the coding sequence ATGTCTCTAAAGACTAGGAAGAATGTTTTTTACATAATGGTTATAGTGGCGTTTTTGGCTGTGACTATTTATGAGTTTTTAACGCCATATCTGTCAGATGACATAATTTATATGGATACTGTTGCAGGGGCCAATAGCTTTTTTGATCTTTTTGCTCAGGAATATGAGCATTGGGTAGGACATACCGGCCGAAGCGTTGCGCACATGATCCTCAGAGTCTTTCTGTATATCGGAGTAAAGGGCGTATTTAATGTTGTTGCCGGCGCGGTATTTACATTGTTATCGCTACTTATTTATCTAAACGTTGATGTCAGAAAAGAATTTGATGTTCGCGTGTATGGATTCATACTGATAATGCTGTGGTTTTTTGATCCGGCCATTGCAAATACAGTTTTCTGGGAAGATGGGGCTTGCAACTATCTCTTTACGACTACTATCATAATGGGCTTTATTACTCTTTTTAGAAAGAGCATCAGGCAGCAGAAGAATGGTGCCTTACTTGCTGTAGGAATGTTCTTTTTTGGAGTTTTGGCTGGCTGGTGTAATGAAAATACATCCGGTGGTCTGATTTTGTTCATACTGATCGAACTGGTATATCACTTTGTTATCAGTAAAAAGAGCTTTAGTTTTATCAGGCCATATATGATAACAGGACTGGTGGGAAGCCTTGTTGGGTTTGGACTTATGGTTTCTGCTCCTGGTAACTTTGGAAGATTATCTGTTACTGAAGAGGAGCATACCGGACTTTTGGCGCTTGTAGCAAGGTTTCTTAAGATAACCCTTGTTATCAAGGATTACTATTTTGTTCTGGTTGCTGTGTTTGTATCAATTGTAATAATTGCATTGTTCGTATTTGGACGTGACAAGAAGATACTTGAAAAGATGTCAGTAATGGCTATGTTTGGCTTTTTATTCCTGGCGACATGCTATGCGCTTATAATGGTCCCTTCTTCTGCACTCAGATCATATTATGGTGCAAGTATTTTTCTGATGACGGCAATAGCTCAGGGGATTTCGATATTATCAATGTCTTCTGAGAAGCTTCTTCAGGCTGCTCTTGCCTGCATCGTCGCAGTGTTTGGAGTCTTTTTCCTCCTGGGATATATAGAGGATGGGGCTAATCTTGCCAGAATCAAAAGAGAAGTTGACGAGAGAGACGTTTATCTCTCAGAACTGGATGTAGAGCCGGGGGCTAATGTTCAGGCGCCTATATTAAGACCACAGTGGGAGAATAGATTTACTGTAGCCTATGAGAATGATATCCAGGAGGAATGGAGATTCTGGATAAATCAGGTACTTGCTGAACATTATGGACTTGGAACAATACATGGCGTTCCAAGAGATGAGTGGACTTTATACTAA